Below is a window of Rhea pennata isolate bPtePen1 chromosome 2, bPtePen1.pri, whole genome shotgun sequence DNA.
tttgtatcatCTAAATTTACATTTCAGTCCCTTAGAATATAATACATAATTTATATAGCATTTTTATACTTATATACAGTTCTTCTTGTGAAACTTGCTTGAAAATATCTTAATTTCTTCAACTTGATTTTAGGTAAATTTAACATCTGTCTTATTTCAGACAGTTATAGTTAATAAGGCTGACTCTTCTGTCTAATTTTTCctgataatttttaaataacttaaaatgCTAGCACTTTCACCAATCATTTTGTTAAATATTGGTTTCATATTTTACAACTTGTAGGCCTCCAATAGTCAAGCTTCGCCACAATCTGCTACTACACCAAGGATGGAAAGTACGACAGGAACCACACTTGCTACCTCTTCTAGAACTCCTCCATCACTCAGTCTTCAGGGTCCCTTGTGTCCTCCTGTGTGTCCTCCAGCTCCATTAGAGGAATTATCTCCAGACAGCATTGATGCTCATACATTTGATTTTGAAACTATTGCCCATCCAAACTTGGAGCAAGCTCTTAAGCAAGGATCATTAGACTTGGATTCATTGGCAGAAAGTCCAGAATCTGATTTTATGTCAGCAGTGAATGAATTTGTAATAGAGGAAAATCCAGCATCTCCTAATATAATAAGTGATCCACAAAGTCCAGAAATGATGGTAGAATCTCTTTATTCTTCAGTTATCAATGCAATAGATAGTAGACGAATGCAAGATACAAGTTCTTGTGTAAAGGACgtttcagcagaaaaggcaCCTCTAAGTGTTTGCATGGAGAAGTGTAAGATTATTGCTCAAGATtcaaaagtacatttaaaaggTATAAAAGATGATCTATGCCACTTTAGAACGCTTGTACAAAAAGAACAGTGTGACTTTTctaattctttaaaatgcacTTCATTAGAAATAGTAAATGTTATTGAGAAGGTAAAACTTTCACTTGAAGAAACACTAAAAGATAAGCATCAAAAAGAATTACAATCTTTGAAAAgtgaatatgaaatgaaaatgaataaattactGGAGGAtggtgaagaaaacaaaaaaaagattaaaaagttaaaaagtgatttattaGGCCTTGAAGAAgttattcagaataaaaataatgaatttgccatagtgaaaaatgaaaaagaagctgtTATTTGCCTTCAGAACgaaaaagatcagaaattaCTTGAATTGGAATGCCAAATGAAGACACAAAATTGTGAAATTAAAGAACTTAGGCAGTCACGTGAAATAGTACTTGAAGACTTGAAGAAACTTCATgttgaaaatgatgaaaaactACAACTTTTGAGAGCAGAACTCCAGATTTTAGAGCAAAGCCAtttaaaagaactggaaaataacCTGCAAGCCAGGCATTTACAGGAATTTGAGAAGGTAATAGCCGAGCATAAGGATTGtttagataaattaaaaaaagagaaccAACACAGACTTGAACAAATGCAGGAATCTCATGCAGCAGTTGTCCAAGAGAAACAACAACAGGTAGAAGAGCTAAAACTCAAAGTTTCAGATTTGTCTGATTTGAGGTGCAAATTAGAAGTTGAACTTGCACTGAAAGAGGCAGAAACTGATGAAATGAGGCTGCttttggaagaaagcagaacCCAGCAACAAGAGACCTTAAAATCGCTGATTGATAAGGAAACAGAAAGCTTAAGAAAGGAGATAGATAAATTAAACAATGTAATACAAGTTAATAATGATGAATATCAAGTGGGCTTATCAGAACTAAGAACTCTAATGACAATTGAAAAAGATCAGTGCATTTCTGAACTAGTGGACAGACATGAAGAAGAGTCAAAATTGCTTAGAActgaaataagcaaaataacatttttgcatcaaaaaacttctgaagcagaaaaaagacTTTCAGAGCAAATAACGGAACTACAAAGTAAGTTAGAGTTGGAAGTGGTTTCCCTAGAAAaggcaagaacagaaaaagtggctctctgtgagcagcaggaaaaatacGAAGCTATTATCCATAAGcttgaggaagagaaagaacttTTAGTATCTAACCAAGAACAAGACAGGCAGTTTCTCATTCAGAAGCTCAATTGTGAAAAAGAGGATGCAGTACAATCTGCTTGTAAAGAGTTTCAATTACAGAGAGAAGCTGCTGAAAAAGggcttttggaaaaaatacaacaacTTGAGATGCAAGTAAATCAGAGGTACTGTAAGAATTAAGTTGCTGTGTTTTCATAGTAATCTAAAAATGATTAATCTGGTATATTCATGTTACAATATGTAGTAAGTAAAATCTCTGTATTTGTAATAGCACttacctgttttgtttttttatatgtttCAAGCTATTTCGCTTTTATAGGTAGTGATATTTCTGTGTCAACATTTAATCTCCAAGATCGTAAACATTTTACACAATATTGCTTTGGATACTAATAAAGGTTTTCTAGAATTTTGGTCTTGTAATATTACACTTGggcaaaattgttttaaagaacATCCTAACATCATCCTCTTTCTTTGttcatttaacatttaaaatgttacatttttccaTTCTAAAAAGCAAATCAATTTTTTTCCGTGCCATAAAAGCACAGAATTACTTCTCCCTACTTCTCATATCTTACCTATTATGAACTAATGTTCATAATACCTATCAGCAGAGTAATTATGGTACTGTAAAATAGACATACTAGAAATGACTGTTCTGCTGTGTGTTTGACTACTGCGTAAACAATATTCTAGCTTGAAATGCCTGAACTTGTCATTACTATTCTTGTAGCATTTGGAAATGCCAAGGATAGATCTTGTTTGTACAACACAttaataaagcattttgttCTAGGTATTACAATTTGCTAAATGCATGAGataagaaaaaagcaatacagATGACCATAAAAGCGGAATAGTGCAGAGCATGAATGCAGATGTAAACCAGCACTTTAAACATTACGctgatatttaaaagaaaaagaaaaaagaaaaaaagaaagaaaacaggagggaaaaattacacagaatccaacacatgcacacacttcACTTCTGTAGTGCAAGGAAGTTGATATTTCAACTTCAGTCATGTGACAATTTTGATATTCTGACATACTTACATGATGTTATATAAGTGTCTGATGTAATTTTGCCTGTTagtatatgaaaaaatactttaagttTTTAGAGTCAATGATTGGAATATAGTGAAATTAAGACATTTTTGGTCTTAACAAAATATCCACTTCTGTATTTAACAAAATAGGGTGAAAtagggagggaaaaataaatcactcccagttttgttttccttttgttcatATTTATTCACTGCTCTTTAGAAGCTTTACATTTTTGACATAGAAGAAAAAGGTATAGCTATCTActcagacttttaaaatttgattttctacATCTAAGTTTGAATAACTTCTGAACTGGATAAAAACAGATAATTAAGCTATCTACTTTGGTCTGAGGAAGTGTTGAGTTCTATCAGATAATTTTCATAATGtgacattaaaatatatgtttgttTCCCTCCTAAGGCATATTTTTTCTAGGATAAAGTAGTGATgtgttttatacttttttttaatctgagtcTTAGTATTTCAGAATTGGCTATCTGTTTGGTTTTTATGTTCTTAAAACTCCAAGCTGTTAGTAGCTACAATTGACTTGTTATCCTCCCTCAGTTGTTCTTTAGCAATTGATTTGTAATGATacagaaaacttttatttaacGTGTGTCTACATGCTAGATAAATGCTCTTTTCTAAAGAGCAATGTTATACTAGCCTTCTGGAAGCCATTGATAGGAAGATAAATGGTTACCTTTGAATTGAGTGTTGTACTGGAATCGTGAATCTGATTTTTGAACTTACATGAAATCTAACAAAAGCTTTTAGAAGCTACCAAGTCTGAACAAAACCATTTGTGACCCATTTACTGATACATGACGAATAACGTGTTTTGGTTATAAGGTGCCTGGAATTGAAATCATTGTgaataagaaagagaataaaactgcagaacatttttaactttcttaatCTTTCTTCTGTATGTAGTATGTTCAATCCTCCacaaaattaactgaaaaatactttttttgtaatgatttttcTCTATTAAGCAGTTCCTGTTTTGCTGgttagttaaaatatttgtaacacTTTCAAGAATGTTGTAAGCAGGTTAGGAATCTTGACTGCACTGTGAACTGAATTATTACCTTGGTTTATTCCAGCGTTGGTATTGTCCAGCCATTTCTATCAGACCACAGTCAGTGATGAAGCTTCTCCGCAGTTcatgtgtgtgcacactctTCTCTGTCATAGCTAGGCTTAATTTATTAATTGGAATTTATTTGAGCACAAAATGCTTTCTCAGTGATATTTAAAGGTACGCCTTGGATTCTCAGGTCTTGTTTCATTCtctgctcattttcttcctaatttctGGAATCTCAAAGCTTGTTTTGCAAGTCAGTGCACTTCAGTCTGCCCTCAaggattttgtatttgttttttctcacaggCTTTTTGAGTACCCAATACCTGATGTAGCTAAGAGGTTTAAAAACTAGTAGTATACGTTGGAGTCCTTTacagaagaatatatttttgcaggGTATTGTTTTGCAACCAGTTAGCAGCCCAGTAAGGCCACTTGCAAGCAAATGATAACCACCTTGGTTTAGTGCAGCTAACAGGCTTGGGATTAGGCTAATTATATTAGTTTAGTGTTCGGACAATCTGGAGTTATGCAAGAGTGAATTTTTAGTACTCGCAAAGTAATGTACAGGCATACCTTTATTTGTGCTTTGGTAAATCTATTCTTGACTCTGTTAAATTATTGGGGAGGACTGATGGGAGAAACAGGCAAGTATGTTCTGGGTTGTATGATAAAGCAAAGAATCTATAGAAATAGCCTGAACTGGTATTTTCAAGGATCACCAAACTCCTATCCAATGTGAAGTTATAACTATCAAAGTCTTACATTCTAAGCCTCCTccaaatttcttctttcatattcTCAATGCTGATTATTTTTCACCATCTCTGAAGTTCTGTAGTCCTTAATGTTAACAGATAAACGTTGCTTTatgaagcaataaaaaaatcctgGAGCATTTTTAGCATTAGGAATTGTACGTCTAGGTGTTGGTGTCTTGACACATAATGTTTTGATTTGGCACAATCCACCTAATATTGTGAGGTGGTATCTCAAGTGGTACCTTCAATCTGCTGGAGAAATCTATTGACTCTTACATACATAGATGGAGAGTTAGgttttgagggcttttttttatatatatataaaatttctaGTGTAGAGAAacaatagaaaattaaaatatggcAGGCTTTAACAAAAATTACGCAACAAAGGAATTTCTCTCTCCTAGTGTTCCATAATGATGGTTCTTGGTGACCCAAGCCAAAATATAGGAGGATAGTGCTTTGGGTTCAGCAATAGAAAACATTTGGCTGATGCAAAATTGTCTTTTTCAAGAACCCTTGATGATTGTTATCTTTGCTGCCTCAGGGGCTGTTgatctttccctttctttatgATAGTTATGACTGTTCTTCAGATTCTGCAGCTCAGTCTTAAGTTTTCCCATCAGGATTCATTGCCATCAGATTTACTGCTGAATTGCTTAAGCATGAGAGTTCTGCAGGCTTGCATTTAGACACACTAAGAATCTACAGGGAGTTGACCTGTTCTTTTTGTCACAAACAAGTGTGATCCCCATTATTAAAATGTAGAATTGAAGATTGACAATAACTTAATTGCAATATAGTATTAATTAAATAGTCcagaaaaatagctgaaaattaacttttgagtttatatatttatgtataatGAGACTGTTTACTGCAAATTTAAAGCCTCgacattttcttttaagtccTCCTACTGTATCATCTACTGAATCAAGCTTGGTTGCTGAACTTCAAGAAAagcttcaagaagaaaaaatgaagttcttgGTGCAACTTgaagaacaagagaaaaggaaaaatgaagaaatgcaaaacattaGAACATCACTAACTGCAGAACAGCaggcaaagctttttttttttttgattatttctgcTCCCATAACAATGATGTGCTGTTTTAAAGTTGCATGCTTGCGTTTGTTAAGTAATGCTTCTACTTACTGAATTTACATTATTATCTGGAGCTAACACAAACATTAATAGAATCCAAGACctataaaaatcttaaatgtgTGTGAATGGTGCAGTCtaaatgaatttttcagtggtgctttgcttttgtttgtgttATTAAGCTAgtgtttatgtgtgtatatatatgtgtgtgtgtatatatatatatgtatatattttttactgaaCTCCAGAAATATATTAGTTAAGTGTGATTTGAGTTAAtgatttgtatttctgaataaCATAAACCAAATTTGTTGCAATACTGAAATACTTGGAATGCTGCTTAATGACTTTTATTAGCCTGGACGGATGGGAGTTTGAGGTTCAAAGCaaatgctctgttttatttcttaaaaacatgTCTAGGTACCCATCACTTAAGATACTGTATCATAATACACTGGATTAACAGTAATTATATCTCTCTAACGATTCATGTCTTCCTTTCAAACCATCTTGAATCTGAGATTTTGTAAATGAGGGTTCAGTTCTCGAACTAATTCCTTCCAATAACAGTAGCAGCTATTATctacagctttgctttttaacagtaagaaaggatttttatgttttaaacatttctacTTGCTTTAGCTATAGTAAGAATAAAAAGGCAGTATAATAATCAGCGATGTTGGTGGATGACAATACTTGgcacagagaacagaaaactggGCTGTCATAAAggagtatttttgaaaattttgagcTGCAGACATTTATACTGAAGTGGACCTTACAGAGTAAATATATTAGgaacattttatatattattagcTTCTTTCTCATTGGAATCTGCCTTAGtatataatttttcttattatataataatattcTTGAATAGCAGCAGAGCATGGAAAGGAAGATTCAGAGGTATAAATAGCAATTTCCAGTGTAAATGTAGAACCTTCTATTTGTTTCAAAAACTTGTAGCAGTCCATGCTGAAAACTTACTGGACTGGCTTTGACAATGATTTAATGCTTGGGGCATTTAACCTCCCCCTTGATTTAGATTTTGCCTCAGTAAATTTAGAGGTGCTATTGATTCTCTTAGTGAATTATGTTAGTTTTGTTATGTAGGCATTTACCAAAGTCTGCTCTGCAGTATGTAAGATGTGTAGCCTGCCACAAACTTCGCAATTTAAGATTGAAAGATGATAGGCATAGAGCATCTAAAACCAGTCAAGGTCATGAGTGgcttaaaattcatttaaaaaatttttgaatttgtaatttaaaatgcttttttaatagATATCTATTAATTTCCATTATCTCTTCAGTTTGTCTCTTCAGCAGAAGCTTAGGGTTAAATAGGGTAAAGACATAATGGTTAGCAGAGGGAttcaaaaagcagagagatgcATCAAAGTGCAAAAGAATATATTAGTCTTATGTTAAAAGTTACTCAGGCTAATTAGCTTGAATTCCTATATGATTTCTGTATTAATTGTTCAGCAATAAGTTAATGCATGACTTAATTATATCTAATTCAGATATATTCAGATTCTAATATATTGTTCTActgcattaataataatatttttgtttaatgttaCATACTTCGGTGTGGGTGTGTTTTAATATCAGTCTTCGTCCCCATATTAACAGTTTTTAGTATACCACATGCAACTGTGGTATGTTAATTGTAGTATGACCCATTGTATTAAGACACCTTAACCAATAATGAATACTTTTAATGATGATTTCTTTATAATAGTATTACATGTGTATATTGGGGAGGAGGGATGAGGAGAGGGACAGtagggataaaaaaaataaaacacagctgttACAGAGAATCCTCAAAACAAGTATCCAGACCAGATATCTCTACCAAAGTAGCATTTAAACTAGTTTACTTCCTTCCGTACTATTATAAGTAGAAACAGAAATGTACAAAAGAGATtacatatttctgtttcctaaccTATGTGTTTTGTATTCTGTTTATAGCActcatttcttgttttgatagtgttgctttttgttttcagacaaaTTTTAACACCGTTCtggcaagagaaaaaatgaaaaaagaaaacataataaatGACCTTAGTGACAAATTAAAATCACTAAcacaacagcaagaaaaagataAGGGTAAGCAAAGTTGTGAAAAAGTATTCATCTTTTCTAACAGGACAACTTCCTTTAGAGTTGTTCTTGATCCTTGGCActgctgtgtgcttttttttgctgtttttttttttttttttttttaatatttactctTTTCATAGATTTGATTGAAACACTTTCTGAAGATCGAGCTCGCTTACTTGAGGAGAAGAAGAAGCTTGAAGAAGAAGTTAACAAGCTGAGAAGTAGTAATTTTACTCCTTCAGCCTACTTAGCAGCAACCTCAGAAGCTTGTGGAGCCTGTGCACCTGATATTCCCACTGACACAGATAGATTGGTTTCTGACCTTACAGCTGAAGGGAGATTGGACTCCACAATGGAAACCAGCATGATGGCTGTGCAGTAAGTATGGGAcattgcaataaaaatacagaaagcatgCTGTAATTCTTTAGATGTATGTACTATTGAAAGTTTTAAACACACTAatctaatttgtattttaatattctttatcCCTCTGTTCTTgctaaaaatgttcttttacatatgtatgtacaATTACAGTGCCAAAGTCATTGGGAATGCTTTTTAGTGATTTAGAAGTAGCTGAAGTTAGAGGTAACTCTTGGTCCCACAATTATAGGATGAAAACATAAACCTAAGTATATGAAATGTAAATTGAGTGGGAGAAGAGCAGTTGTAATAGTCTAGGATAAGCTAGTTATTGCATGTTATTGGCGTATCTCTTGAACAACGTCTAGCTGTGGGGTGGTGTTTGTTCTCAGCACACCAACCTACTATAGGcacattttctgcctttttttttttttttttccttgttgacTTCCATGGAAATTAAGTCAAGTTCAAAGCCTTGATTCTTGCTTTAGATGTACCTACTAGTGAAAAGATGCCTGGATAGTAAAGTCTCCAGTGCTCCAAGAGAAGGAATTATTTCTCTGCTAaaactttaattctttttgtttccattctctTAACAAATATACAAAGTTATGCTTAAATTCCATACTAAAATGAGCACATGTGCTTTCTGAGAAGAGTAATACAAAATGTATGTGATACACATGCATTAAGTAGGATTTGTTACTGGAAGATACTTAGCTGTTATCCTGCTCAGTGAAGTAGGAGAATCCATTCAGAATAGTATGACTAGtgaattcagaaaagaaatagttgGGAGTTTGTCCAAGGCATTTCAGTTGGAATTTTTTTGCTCTAGAGAAACcagaaaaactagaaaaaactTAAATTCCTTAGTATGCCTATATTTCTGCCGTAGTAGCCTAAGAAAATTGAAATGTCAacatttagttatttttaataatttgagAGCTGTTCTTTACGCTAATATTTTCAACCTTCTGGGAGCAtctcttgtatttctttaatttcattataTTAGGTGTTCTTGTTTTGAGACCCTCTTCTATCATGGTATGTAAGGAAATTTTGGCTTTGAAATGCAAGGTATTTCTAAATACTCGTAATCAtatggaatttttttattttatgcttttatataCTTGCGGTAGTTTTCTAGTAGCTTTTAATCTGTAAACTATATCTGCTTTGTCAGGTTTCTTTTCCTCGCTTAATCCCTGCTAGAGCATTAAGACTTTCTAATTAATCTGATAACTTCATGAGTACTGTAGGCTGGGTCATATTATCCGGCATGTGCAGCAAGCCCACTTTGGAGAAAACATCTTGTAATcttactgagaaaaagaaaaaaacggGGGGAAAAGTTCATAtgcttttatttccctcttaCATCTGAGACTACTTAAAATAGCTGTCTAATTTAGGATTCAGAATTGGCAATCCTGTACAGTGTAACATTTCTGTTAGCTTGAATGAAAGAGGCTTATAATCCCAGCTTAACTCCATTACACCTCTAATATGATTAAAGGGGCCTTTAGCTTCACTTGAAGAAATTGGCTGCATCTTTGACCCACCCACTACCACATGCAAATTCTTGTGTGCcgaaaggaaagcaaaataactGACTGTAGACTCCTGGATACTATGCCTTTACCTAGAATCTTCTTGGAAGATGATTAAGCAATTGCAGCCTCTGTGTTTTCTCACAAAAATAAGTGCAGAGGTGTTAGATATtcttacagttattttaaacaatactTCTCACAACTGATGCTGCCTAACCCAGAGGAGTTTATCCAGTGCACTGAATACCCTTATGGAAGCAAGGATGAAGCACAACAAAAGGATCTGGAGCTGTGTTTTTCATCctagtgttttgaaaatattcgaaaatactgcaaaatatgCAGAAATGGCCCTGTGTAGCTTCATGAACTGTTTGTCATTTGACTGAAATTTGATTGACCTCTTCCAACAAAGGAAATCCGGTAAAAAGGTTCTACCAGAAAAGACCATGCTGATTATTGAATCAAGGTATCTTTCTAtactcttttctccccactgccTCACCCCCAGAGTTTCTATTTCCCTGATCATAATGCCTTTCCTTAGCCAATGTATAATAGAATATTAGGATCCAAAGTACTGTgagctcttttttattttaacaattaaGCTCCTTGTCTTTCTAGCAAATACATGACATTCATCTGTGTgcatgagaataaaaataatttttgaatgtgaagaattattttttaaccaatccatgttctttttttttttagtgaaaatgtCCATatatctgaagaaaagcagcGGATAATGTTGTTAGAAAGAGTGAGTAGTTTATCTGTGAGATTAAGCATTACGATTAAGTACTTTTAAAGGGTAATGTGTTTATGTAGTGCTGTGGTCAGTTGTTACGCACTCTGATGCAGAGTAGTGTCTGCAAGACTTCAAAgacagcttttttcttcttaatcaTTCAAGTCATTCAAAATAATCGTTAATATACTGTGTTTGTACTGGACCTAGTAAAGCccatttttactttattttgtgtttatataGACTTTGTTATAAATAAGTCAGGTCTAATATTTCTTCTTAGTAGTGACAGGTCGTTGATCGTGGGAATTTCTGTAGCAAAAAAGATTGAAGtaaaaaattttgttcttttttttttaactttttaaatcacTTGGTTAGGAAT
It encodes the following:
- the RB1CC1 gene encoding RB1-inducible coiled-coil protein 1 isoform X3, with amino-acid sequence MILCERPPAIPKTTFSAENEMELKVEESLMMPAVFHTVASRTQLAVEMYEVAKKLCSFCEGLVHDEHLQHQGWAAIMANLEDCTYSYQKLLFKFENVYSSYLQSIDDIKLKLTHLGSAVSVMAKIPLLECLTRHSYRECLGRVDSSAEHGGAESEEIEDEKSAELVLYSDVSKMNNKSMLASFCKSVEQSALDGTDPENVKEDKESSQNATVRDSETSIELRDDDQPSFNVSLLDWINVQDRPNDVESLVRKCFDSMSRLDPRIIQPFLAECRQTIAKLDNQNMKAIKGLEDRLYALDQMIASCSRLVNEQKELAQGFLANQKRAENLKDPSVLPDLCLSHANQLMIMLTNHRKLLDIKQKCTTAKQELANNLQVRLKWCCFVMLHADQDGEKLQALLRLVTELLERVKVVEALSTVPQMYCLAVVEVVRRKMFIKHYREWAGALIKDGKHLYEAEKAKRETFGKLFRKSFLRNRLFRGLDSWPPSFCTRKPRRFDSELPDISLGDLQFLQSFCPSEVQPLLRVPILCDFEPLHQHVRALHNLVKAAQSLDEMSQTITDLLNEQKASNSQASPQSATTPRMESTTGTTLATSSRTPPSLSLQGPLCPPVCPPAPLEELSPDSIDAHTFDFETIAHPNLEQALKQGSLDLDSLAESPESDFMSAVNEFVIEENPASPNIISDPQSPEMMVESLYSSVINAIDSRRMQDTSSCVKDVSAEKAPLSVCMEKCKIIAQDSKVHLKGIKDDLCHFRTLVQKEQCDFSNSLKCTSLEIVNVIEKVKLSLEETLKDKHQKELQSLKSEYEMKMNKLLEDGEENKKKIKKLKSDLLGLEEVIQNKNNEFAIVKNEKEAVICLQNEKDQKLLELECQMKTQNCEIKELRQSREIVLEDLKKLHVENDEKLQLLRAELQILEQSHLKELENNLQARHLQEFEKVIAEHKDCLDKLKKENQHRLEQMQESHAAVVQEKQQQVEELKLKVSDLSDLRCKLEVELALKEAETDEMRLLLEESRTQQQETLKSLIDKETESLRKEIDKLNNVIQVNNDEYQVGLSELRTLMTIEKDQCISELVDRHEEESKLLRTEISKITFLHQKTSEAEKRLSEQITELQSKLELEVVSLEKARTEKVALCEQQEKYEAIIHKLEEEKELLVSNQEQDRQFLIQKLNCEKEDAVQSACKEFQLQREAAEKGLLEKIQQLEMQVNQSPPTVSSTESSLVAELQEKLQEEKMKFLVQLEEQEKRKNEEMQNIRTSLTAEQQTNFNTVLAREKMKKENIINDLSDKLKSLTQQQEKDKDLIETLSEDRARLLEEKKKLEEEVNKLRSSNFTPSAYLAATSEACGACAPDIPTDTDRLVSDLTAEGRLDSTMETSMMAVHENVHISEEKQRIMLLERTLQLKEEENKRLNQRLMSQSMSSVSSRHSEKIAIRDFQVGDLVLIILDERHDNYVLFTVSPTLYFLHSESLAALDLKPGECASGASRRPWVLGKVMEKEYCQAKKAQNRFKVPLGTKFYRVKAVPWNKKV